In the Nicotiana tabacum cultivar K326 chromosome 16, ASM71507v2, whole genome shotgun sequence genome, one interval contains:
- the LOC107818005 gene encoding uncharacterized protein LOC107818005: MDNELVFDNVKFEKAKAIARYNRFQNMMKMLQIFEVVVAVVLISWSWTRVPVAVKLSGEVLVQVSAFLFKPHVVFLIGNGIIVAIVVLCRQTDAGSNDSVTDDILSEEILHNEVQQPIVTATCGGDVPILSCDSSPVTAEPSVATTEDKQVVSSELKVPEIQSNDVATAIDTATKQIQKFKRSQSEKLKREIATASSHRELRRSETDMRRLVVRPGDRKSTVPVEAVDTLSNEEFRHTIEAFIKKNQIFFEKQRLAEAEPEKYERIGIKAF; this comes from the coding sequence ATGGACAACGAACTAGTGTTTGATAACGTGAAATTTGAGAAAGCGAAAGCAATTGCTAGGTACAATCGGTttcaaaatatgatgaagatgctGCAAATTTTCGAAGTGGTTGTGGCGGTTGTGTTGATTTCCTGGTCCTGGACTCGTGTTCCGGTGGCCGTTAAACTCTCCGGCGAGGTTTTGGTTCAAGTCTCGGCTTTTCTGTTTAAGCCTCACGTCGTTTTTCTCATCGGCAACGGTATTATCGTTGCAATCGTGGTACTCTGCCGTCAAACTGACGCCGGAAGCAACGACTCCGTTACGGATGATATCCTCAGCGAAGAAATTCTCCATAACGAAGTTCAACAGCCGATCGTCACCGCTACATGCGGCGGCGATGTGCCGATTCTATCCTGTGATTCTTCGCCGGTGACGGCGGAGCCTAGTGTTGCAACTACCGAAGATAAACAGGTCGTTTCCTCGGAGTTGAAGGTTCCGGAGATTCAAAGCAATGACGTGGCAACGGCGATAGATACAGCGACGAAGCAGATACAGAAGTTTAAAAGGAGTCAATCGGAGAAATTGAAGCGAGAAATAGCGACGGCGAGTTCACACCGAGAGCTCCGGCGTTCGGAAACAGATATGCGGCGGTTAGTCGTCCGTCCCGGCGATAGGAAATCAACGGTACCAGTGGAAGCCGTGGACACACTGAGCAACGAAGAATTTCGGCATACAATTGAAGCTTTTATTAAGAAGAATCAAATATTCTTTGAAAAACAGAGGTTAGCTGAAGCAGAGCCTGAAAAGTATGAACGAATCGGTATCAAAGCCTTTTGA